The Cyanobium sp. ATX 6F1 genome includes a region encoding these proteins:
- a CDS encoding glycosyltransferase: MSIENRYLKIGFVCSCLNEAENVWPLYKQCVDAYEAFKNQQRNPHRFAFSLTIADNASTDHTAKVLAEIANQDERVKVLLNARNYGPEISGVNALANTQSDIYVLIASDLEDPPELVAEMLNMLVLAEEKYDGIVAIKSNTDEWALMRAARHIYYSLLDAGSRNKTIPNGFHGFGCYKQLAMKDAIRAWRNNPQGFRTALYNSLVQPIHINYKKPKRRYGTSSYGLWGYVSFAAETILSGDALNSRFMTSLGATSLLASLLLGITLLIRVVSGQSGYTAGTPTIMLLVLLSLGVQSLMLAMLSFQIENQRMTYKRPRVRAQVLQKTIKQ; the protein is encoded by the coding sequence ATGAGTATCGAGAACAGATATCTGAAAATAGGCTTTGTTTGCTCATGTCTCAATGAAGCCGAAAACGTATGGCCACTATACAAACAATGTGTTGATGCATATGAAGCATTTAAGAATCAGCAAAGGAATCCGCATAGATTCGCATTTTCCCTAACAATTGCCGACAACGCAAGCACAGACCACACAGCCAAAGTACTAGCTGAAATAGCGAATCAAGACGAACGCGTAAAAGTACTTCTCAATGCAAGGAACTATGGACCGGAAATTTCTGGTGTCAATGCACTTGCTAACACTCAGTCGGATATTTATGTACTGATAGCATCAGACCTTGAAGATCCACCCGAGCTAGTTGCAGAGATGCTAAATATGCTAGTACTAGCAGAAGAAAAATATGATGGCATAGTCGCGATAAAAAGCAATACAGATGAATGGGCATTAATGAGAGCCGCACGGCACATATACTACTCCCTGTTAGACGCAGGAAGCCGCAATAAAACCATCCCGAACGGCTTTCATGGCTTCGGATGTTATAAGCAATTAGCGATGAAAGATGCCATTAGAGCCTGGCGTAACAATCCACAAGGTTTTCGGACTGCCTTATACAACTCATTGGTACAACCGATTCATATAAACTATAAGAAGCCAAAAAGAAGATATGGTACATCAAGCTATGGATTGTGGGGATATGTAAGCTTTGCAGCCGAGACCATTCTTAGTGGAGATGCACTTAATAGCCGATTCATGACAAGCCTTGGTGCAACTTCCTTACTTGCAAGCCTACTTCTAGGGATAACACTTCTAATTCGCGTGGTCAGCGGACAAAGTGGCTATACAGCAGGCACCCCTACAATCATGCTGCTTGTATTGCTGAGCCTGGGCGTGCAAAGCCTCATGCTTGCAATGCTCTCATTCCAAATCGAGAACCAGCGTATGACATACAAACGCCCTCGTGTTCGTGCACAAGTGCTTCAAAAGACAATAAAGCAATGA
- a CDS encoding N-acetylneuraminate synthase family protein gives MALTKIRGRTIGEKNPAYIIAEIGINHNGDIQLCRELIDSAIDAGCDAVKFQKRTIEKVYGEEELLRARESPFGTTNGDLKRALEFGMKEYKWIDDYCRSKQIDWFASCWDEESVDFISTFNPPCWKIASASLTDHNLLLHTRKAGGPILLSTGMSSHDEIHDAVQVLGKQNLVLLHSCSTYPAYYEELNLRIIPVLMQQYDVPVGYSGHETGIASSVAATALGASVIERHITIDRSLWGTDQAASLEPSGFKRLVRDIRLVETSMGDGVKRVLPREVPVMEKLRRVGGWRDR, from the coding sequence ATGGCTCTCACCAAAATCAGAGGACGGACAATTGGCGAAAAAAATCCAGCATACATAATTGCCGAGATTGGCATCAACCACAACGGTGACATTCAACTATGCCGAGAATTAATAGACTCAGCCATTGATGCAGGCTGCGATGCAGTAAAGTTTCAGAAGCGCACAATAGAAAAAGTCTACGGCGAAGAAGAGCTACTACGTGCTCGGGAAAGTCCGTTCGGCACAACAAATGGAGATTTGAAGAGAGCACTTGAGTTTGGAATGAAAGAGTATAAATGGATCGACGACTACTGCCGATCAAAGCAAATCGACTGGTTTGCCTCCTGCTGGGACGAAGAATCTGTCGACTTCATCTCGACATTCAATCCACCCTGCTGGAAAATAGCATCCGCGTCTCTTACCGATCACAACCTACTTCTCCACACGCGCAAAGCAGGTGGGCCTATTCTTTTATCTACAGGCATGAGCAGCCATGATGAAATACACGATGCTGTCCAAGTTCTCGGGAAGCAAAATCTTGTTCTTCTGCATTCCTGCAGCACATACCCTGCCTACTATGAAGAGCTCAATCTACGCATTATACCAGTACTAATGCAACAGTATGACGTACCCGTAGGTTACTCTGGCCACGAAACAGGAATTGCATCAAGTGTGGCGGCTACAGCACTCGGGGCTTCCGTCATTGAACGCCACATTACAATAGACCGATCACTTTGGGGAACAGATCAGGCTGCATCTCTAGAGCCAAGTGGGTTCAAACGGCTCGTTCGCGACATCCGCCTCGTCGAAACATCCATGGGCGACGGCGTAAAGCGCGTTCTCCCTCGAGAAGTTCCTGTGATGGAAAAGTTAAGGAGAGTAGGGGGATGGCGTGACCGCTAG
- a CDS encoding KdsC family phosphatase yields MTASTKFQDIKAIALDVDGVLTDGSFWWGPNGEEWKRFCFADIMGISIGQKAGLIFSLISGEGSPLVDRFAAKMGIKDVFKDCNDKASALRTFANRNKLALSQVAFMGDDVNDLEALDLAGYSAAPANAQKEVMKRASYTSELKGGEGAVRDFIELTLKRASQETQNK; encoded by the coding sequence GTGACCGCTAGTACCAAGTTCCAGGACATCAAGGCGATTGCACTCGACGTGGATGGCGTCCTGACCGATGGAAGCTTTTGGTGGGGGCCAAATGGAGAGGAATGGAAGCGGTTTTGCTTTGCCGACATCATGGGAATCTCAATAGGCCAAAAGGCTGGACTGATCTTCAGCTTGATATCTGGCGAAGGTAGTCCTTTAGTTGACAGGTTTGCGGCAAAGATGGGGATCAAAGATGTATTCAAAGATTGCAATGACAAAGCTTCTGCCTTGCGAACTTTTGCAAACCGAAATAAACTCGCACTGTCACAGGTCGCATTCATGGGTGACGATGTCAATGATCTCGAAGCGCTGGATTTAGCAGGCTACAGCGCAGCCCCGGCGAATGCGCAGAAAGAAGTAATGAAACGAGCATCTTACACATCAGAGTTAAAGGGTGGGGAAGGGGCCGTTAGGGATTTCATTGAACTTACACTCAAAAGAGCCAGTCAGGAAACTCAAAACAAATGA
- a CDS encoding NAD-dependent epimerase/dehydratase family protein yields MSKSVSDFLWDCAGYSVLWSSLKNQTVLISGGTGFLGSPLVGLACEANIRFNLNLRLTLITRSIPKTLARFPSWSTQSTISLVEVDVCNPFSLNGSYSACILGAVDSSNVGGLYSNSKIDVILKGTRNCLEFCRIKSIQKILFLSSGAVYECSLTQGGQNLSEDIKLHTPIESELNDYAHAKLMAESMCSNFHKQYGVDFTIARCFAFVGPSMPVNAHFAIGNFIRDALYSDSVVVKGDGLAVRSYLYTFDCAFWLWSLLVSASGIEVVNVGSDVGMTILEIATIVRNLLSPSKSIDILSTSTLVTRRNYYLPDISRARLLHGLEVWTSLEHAIKATALHHDLGI; encoded by the coding sequence CAGTTTCTGATTTCTTATGGGATTGTGCCGGATACTCTGTCCTTTGGTCATCCCTTAAGAATCAAACCGTACTTATTAGCGGAGGAACAGGGTTTCTAGGTTCTCCACTTGTTGGCTTGGCATGCGAGGCGAATATCCGTTTTAATCTTAATTTAAGACTTACATTGATCACCCGTAGCATTCCTAAAACCTTGGCTCGCTTCCCTTCTTGGAGCACGCAATCTACTATAAGTCTTGTTGAAGTAGATGTTTGTAACCCTTTTTCCCTTAATGGATCTTATTCAGCATGTATCCTAGGGGCTGTAGATTCTAGTAATGTGGGCGGCTTATATTCAAACTCTAAAATTGATGTCATTTTGAAGGGCACGCGTAACTGTCTTGAATTTTGTCGAATAAAGTCAATTCAAAAGATACTATTCCTAAGTTCTGGAGCTGTTTATGAGTGCTCTTTAACTCAAGGCGGGCAAAACTTATCGGAAGATATTAAACTTCATACGCCAATTGAAAGCGAACTCAATGATTATGCTCATGCAAAGTTGATGGCTGAGAGCATGTGCTCTAATTTTCACAAGCAATATGGCGTTGATTTTACAATTGCGCGCTGTTTCGCTTTTGTTGGTCCTTCAATGCCAGTCAATGCACATTTTGCCATTGGTAACTTTATACGTGATGCTCTGTATTCTGATTCCGTGGTTGTCAAGGGAGACGGTTTGGCTGTACGCTCCTACCTCTATACATTTGATTGTGCATTTTGGCTTTGGTCCCTTTTGGTATCGGCGAGTGGCATTGAAGTCGTCAATGTCGGCTCTGATGTTGGTATGACAATTTTGGAGATTGCTACAATTGTTCGTAACTTGCTTTCGCCTAGTAAGTCGATCGATATTTTAAGCACATCTACTTTAGTTACAAGACGCAATTACTATCTACCAGATATTAGTCGTGCACGCCTGCTTCATGGCCTCGAGGTATGGACTTCTCTTGAGCATGCGATCAAGGCCACTGCACTACACCATGATCTAGGTATTTAG